A stretch of the Sorangium aterium genome encodes the following:
- a CDS encoding glycosyl hydrolase 53 family protein: protein MLRQKLGWMGVVTLLPALAACGESSGAGAAGGGGAAQAASTGAEASTGSGAGGASGSTSGSGAGAGGTSASTGGAGAGGSGGDGTPGAPQGFILGADISWVQEREAGGKVFRDIDPRTGELVEKDILEILKAHGFNWIRLRLFNDPTAVYADAAVDDDPYSPEGFCDLEHTIEMARRVKRANMGFLLDFHYSDVWADPDDQHKPVAWTDLEGDALASAMREFTRDAIEQLSAAGARPDMVQIGNEIPQGLLWPDGFVTGQAFQGLGSLLKAGIQGVKDADDTITVMLHLDRCDDNAATRWWVDGVRGQGVKFDVLGQSCYTEYQGPPSGWKANFDDLVKRYPDLKFVVAEYSWEKRAANDLMFNLPDKRGLGTFIWEPTEWHERIFSPSGDIIESMIAPYDQMKVDYQDF from the coding sequence TTGTGACGCTGCTTCCGGCGCTCGCCGCGTGCGGTGAGAGCTCAGGGGCCGGGGCGGCCGGCGGGGGTGGCGCCGCTCAGGCCGCGTCGACGGGCGCCGAGGCGTCCACGGGGAGCGGAGCGGGCGGCGCGAGCGGCAGCACGAGCGGCAGCGGAGCCGGCGCGGGTGGCACGTCCGCGAGCACCGGCGGCGCGGGCGCGGGCGGGAGCGGAGGCGACGGGACGCCGGGCGCGCCCCAGGGCTTCATCCTCGGCGCGGACATCTCCTGGGTGCAGGAGCGCGAGGCCGGAGGCAAGGTGTTCCGCGACATCGACCCGCGGACGGGTGAGCTCGTCGAGAAGGACATCCTCGAGATCCTGAAGGCGCACGGGTTCAACTGGATCCGCCTGCGCCTGTTCAATGACCCCACGGCGGTGTACGCCGACGCGGCCGTCGACGACGACCCCTACTCGCCAGAGGGCTTCTGCGATCTCGAGCACACGATCGAGATGGCGCGGCGCGTGAAGCGAGCGAACATGGGTTTCCTGCTCGACTTTCACTACAGCGACGTGTGGGCCGACCCCGACGATCAACACAAGCCCGTCGCCTGGACCGATCTCGAGGGCGACGCGCTGGCGAGCGCCATGCGCGAGTTCACGCGGGACGCGATCGAGCAGCTGAGCGCCGCCGGCGCGCGGCCGGACATGGTCCAGATCGGCAACGAGATCCCGCAGGGGCTGCTGTGGCCTGACGGCTTCGTCACCGGGCAGGCGTTCCAGGGGCTGGGCTCGCTCCTGAAGGCCGGGATCCAGGGCGTCAAGGACGCCGACGACACGATCACCGTCATGCTGCACCTCGACCGCTGCGACGACAACGCGGCGACGCGCTGGTGGGTCGACGGCGTGCGCGGGCAGGGCGTCAAGTTCGATGTGCTCGGCCAGTCCTGTTACACCGAGTACCAGGGGCCGCCCTCGGGGTGGAAGGCGAATTTCGATGATCTCGTGAAGCGCTATCCCGACCTGAAGTTCGTTGTGGCGGAGTACTCGTGGGAGAAGCGCGCGGCCAACGACCTGATGTTCAACCTCCCGGACAAGCGCGGGCTCGGCACCTTCATCTGGGAGCCGACCGAGTGGCACGAGCGCATCTTCTCGCCGAGCGGAGATATCATCGAGAGCATGATCGCGCCCTACGATCAGATGAAGGTCGACTACCAGGACTTCTAA